In the genome of Sinobacterium caligoides, one region contains:
- a CDS encoding DUF1315 family protein, which yields MDLEQLLERITPEIYANLQRAIELGKWHDGRVLSKEERQLCLQAVIAYGEKNLVEEERAGFVDMTEEKKKKRDNKIEQLEKAGVQPLNFIGK from the coding sequence ATGGATCTTGAGCAGTTATTAGAACGTATTACCCCGGAGATCTACGCTAACTTACAGCGCGCGATCGAGCTGGGCAAATGGCACGATGGCCGAGTGTTGAGCAAAGAGGAGCGCCAGCTGTGTTTACAGGCGGTCATTGCCTACGGCGAGAAGAATCTTGTTGAGGAAGAGCGTGCCGGCTTCGTGGATATGACAGAAGAGAAGAAAAAGAAGCGCGACAATAAGATTGAGCAGTTGGAAAAGGCAGGCGTTCAGCCACTGAATTTCATTGGTAAATAA
- a CDS encoding rhomboid family intramembrane serine protease — protein sequence MAEIRALTLSLEEDIGALSRLLHSRGLAHWITEEAGRQVVYVQDQQHVEVVEQYYQAFQRGELTEAAARQPAAPRRQLNWRVMFTAVPVTLVTIILSILGALLVYLDPGQSHLHWLTFQDFFYDGRRLFFQPVTDSWLSGEYWRLLTPTFLHFGILHITFNVVWMWFFGHRIELLQGRSQLLILVMATALGANIAQYLMAPDTIFGGLSGVDAGLVGYVWVWSLLRKGEDFTVPSSLIYMMVAYLVIAATGVVTLFSGTSVANAAHFGGLFSGMAVALLSAMLRVRYSGDRVTG from the coding sequence ATGGCTGAAATACGGGCGCTGACACTGTCGCTTGAAGAAGATATCGGTGCGTTGAGCCGACTGCTACACAGCAGAGGTTTAGCGCACTGGATTACCGAGGAAGCGGGGCGACAGGTTGTCTATGTGCAGGATCAGCAGCATGTTGAGGTGGTCGAGCAGTATTATCAGGCCTTCCAGCGGGGGGAGCTGACAGAGGCGGCAGCGCGGCAGCCAGCAGCACCGCGTCGTCAGCTTAACTGGCGAGTGATGTTCACGGCGGTGCCGGTGACGTTGGTGACCATTATTTTATCGATTCTTGGTGCGTTGCTGGTTTATTTGGACCCGGGGCAGAGTCACCTGCACTGGTTGACCTTCCAAGACTTTTTCTATGATGGTCGACGGTTGTTCTTTCAGCCGGTGACTGACAGTTGGCTCAGCGGTGAGTATTGGCGTTTGCTGACACCGACCTTTTTACACTTTGGTATTCTTCATATTACCTTTAACGTGGTGTGGATGTGGTTTTTTGGTCATCGCATTGAGTTATTGCAGGGTCGTAGTCAGCTATTAATTTTGGTGATGGCGACGGCGTTGGGGGCCAATATAGCTCAGTACTTAATGGCACCGGACACGATCTTTGGTGGCCTCTCGGGGGTCGATGCAGGGTTGGTTGGTTATGTCTGGGTATGGAGTCTGTTGCGCAAGGGGGAAGACTTCACCGTGCCGTCGTCGCTGATCTATATGATGGTGGCTTACTTGGTGATCGCTGCTACAGGGGTAGTCACGCTATTTAGTGGTACCTCCGTGGCTAATGCGGCGCACTTTGGTGGCCTGTTTAGCGGCATGGCCGTGGCGCTATTGAGTGCGATGTTGCGGGTGCGTTACAGCGGCGATAGGGTGACTGGCTAA
- a CDS encoding metallophosphoesterase, with the protein MPSAVNDHSTKAPVEFVGYDLVGDVHGCYQTLLALLDKLGYGLVDGVYEFLDHERPRQLIFLGDLIDRGPGIREVLHLARAMVQRGSAIVIMGNHEYHAALYLTPDGSGGYLRRHSDHSRRIIAETLRQFSRHPKELLAFRDWMKQLPLYFQHPSFRAVHAYWDDALVDEMQHQLGSASLTPALFRQSALEPRSFAGRLMKRLTTGLTLALPDEHVIVGREGQPRKRFRVRFWGGSYSLGDAAFQPDPLPERLCNQPLAEDTRSWLDSQSYADDRRPLFIGHYWLQGAQVPQSNNIACLDYSAVLGGPLVAYRMDGESQLREDKFVAVDYCESRPS; encoded by the coding sequence ATGCCGTCAGCTGTTAACGATCATTCTACTAAGGCTCCCGTCGAATTTGTCGGTTACGATCTTGTTGGCGATGTACACGGCTGCTATCAGACGCTATTGGCGCTGTTAGATAAGCTCGGTTATGGTTTAGTTGACGGTGTTTATGAGTTTCTTGATCACGAGCGTCCACGGCAATTGATTTTTCTTGGTGATCTGATCGATCGTGGCCCAGGCATTCGTGAGGTCTTGCATTTGGCGAGGGCGATGGTGCAGCGTGGTTCGGCCATCGTCATCATGGGGAATCACGAATACCATGCGGCACTCTATTTGACCCCCGATGGCAGCGGCGGCTATCTGCGTCGTCACAGTGATCATAGTCGACGTATTATTGCCGAGACGCTGCGGCAGTTTTCCCGCCACCCCAAGGAACTGTTGGCATTTAGAGACTGGATGAAACAATTGCCGCTGTACTTTCAGCACCCGAGCTTTCGTGCCGTACATGCTTATTGGGATGATGCGTTGGTTGATGAAATGCAGCACCAGCTGGGTAGCGCAAGCTTGACGCCGGCGCTGTTTCGTCAGTCGGCGCTCGAGCCTCGCAGCTTCGCCGGCAGGCTGATGAAGCGTCTCACTACCGGTCTGACTCTGGCGTTACCCGATGAGCATGTCATCGTCGGGCGTGAGGGGCAGCCGCGTAAGCGCTTTCGTGTGCGCTTTTGGGGGGGGAGCTACAGCCTGGGCGATGCGGCTTTTCAGCCTGATCCTCTACCGGAAAGACTATGTAACCAGCCGCTGGCCGAGGACACGCGCAGCTGGTTGGATAGCCAAAGCTATGCTGATGATCGGCGCCCGCTGTTTATCGGCCACTACTGGTTACAAGGGGCGCAGGTTCCACAGAGTAACAACATCGCCTGTCTCGATTACAGTGCTGTCTTGGGTGGACCACTAGTAGCCTACCGGATGGATGGCGAGAGTCAGTTGCGAGAGGACAAGTTTGTCGCTGTCGATTACTGTGAGTCGCGGCCCTCTTGA
- a CDS encoding NAD(+) kinase, which translates to MSQFHTIGLIGRLGNDLVLQSVEILQQLLLARQLRVIVEDEIAQSIDDCQMEVANRQQIGEQCDLVIVIGGDGSLLGAARAMVRHGVPILGINRGRLGFLTDIHPDSIEEKVTEVLDGHYHAEKRFLLAVSVLRDGERIAKGNALNDVVVNSGRSARMINFDLYMDGSYVYSQDSDGLIVSTPTGSTAYSLSGGGPIMHPGLDAIAIVPMFPHTLSARPTVVSGDTEIKVIIGDCHPYVSCDGQVHLNTAPGDVVVIQKRSDQLTLLHPLDHDFYKSCRDKLGWSGRLID; encoded by the coding sequence ATGAGTCAATTTCATACTATCGGCCTCATTGGCCGGCTGGGCAACGATTTGGTGCTACAGTCGGTCGAGATACTGCAGCAGCTACTGCTGGCGCGACAACTGCGCGTCATTGTTGAAGATGAGATCGCTCAGTCTATCGACGACTGCCAGATGGAGGTGGCTAACCGCCAACAGATTGGCGAGCAGTGTGACCTGGTTATCGTCATCGGTGGTGATGGCAGCCTACTCGGTGCCGCTCGTGCGATGGTACGCCATGGCGTTCCCATCCTCGGCATTAACCGTGGCCGGCTCGGCTTCTTGACCGATATTCACCCGGATTCGATAGAAGAAAAGGTCACAGAGGTGCTCGATGGTCACTATCATGCCGAGAAACGCTTCCTGCTCGCGGTGAGTGTGTTACGTGATGGTGAACGTATCGCCAAGGGCAATGCCCTGAATGATGTGGTGGTGAACTCTGGTCGCTCTGCACGCATGATCAACTTCGATCTCTATATGGATGGCTCCTATGTCTACAGCCAGGATTCTGATGGTTTGATCGTGTCGACACCGACGGGCTCGACCGCTTACTCGTTGTCCGGTGGTGGCCCGATTATGCACCCTGGCCTCGATGCTATCGCGATCGTTCCGATGTTCCCTCACACCTTGAGTGCGCGGCCGACGGTGGTCAGTGGCGATACGGAGATCAAGGTGATTATCGGCGATTGCCACCCCTACGTCAGCTGTGATGGACAGGTGCATTTGAATACGGCGCCGGGCGATGTGGTGGTGATTCAGAAGCGCAGTGATCAGCTCACCCTGTTGCACCCGTTAGATCACGACTTCTATAAGTCGTGCCGGGATAAGCTGGGTTGGAGCGGGCGGTTAATCGATTAA
- a CDS encoding cyclic nucleotide-binding domain-containing protein: MSESQGRQLLRAYHPLSGLSDSDLRGLWRYTERLSFCRGQTLFDITDGEKRHFYLLHGEVGLHYQPGQGADDAVWRAGADEAAWPLPAQRPYPYCARALTDCTLLCIDAERVDTVLAWSQAAQYLWLELLEQRDLDESWLEALLHSNLFHRVPPINIRQVIDHFVPERVEAGQYVVRQGEAGDCCYLLKHGTAEVVLAAGQGDARIVAQLEAGSCFGEEALINDAPRNASVRMLTAGELMCLDKQAFFPLLRQPQAIKIGLAEACQNVAQGSAWLDVRTSIEFDRGHCYRALSMPLNLLRLKMPLLDRQQRYIVYCNSGRRSAAAAHLLSEAGFKVKVLRGGLERLRHADQSLLQVG; the protein is encoded by the coding sequence ATGAGTGAGTCGCAGGGGCGACAGTTGCTGCGGGCTTATCACCCTTTGTCGGGGTTGTCCGACTCTGATCTTCGCGGCCTTTGGCGTTACACCGAACGTCTATCGTTCTGCCGTGGGCAGACGCTGTTTGATATCACGGATGGTGAGAAGCGTCACTTTTACCTGTTGCACGGAGAGGTCGGCTTGCACTATCAGCCTGGGCAGGGGGCTGATGACGCAGTCTGGCGAGCTGGCGCTGATGAGGCGGCTTGGCCGTTGCCTGCGCAGCGCCCCTATCCCTATTGTGCGCGCGCGCTCACCGATTGCACATTGTTGTGTATTGATGCTGAGCGTGTTGATACCGTGCTGGCCTGGAGTCAGGCTGCACAGTATTTGTGGTTGGAGCTATTGGAGCAGCGTGATCTCGATGAGAGCTGGCTTGAGGCTTTGCTACACTCGAACCTTTTTCATCGTGTGCCGCCGATTAATATTCGCCAGGTTATCGATCACTTTGTGCCTGAGCGCGTGGAGGCGGGGCAGTATGTGGTACGTCAGGGTGAGGCGGGCGATTGTTGTTATCTGCTTAAACATGGCACGGCTGAGGTTGTGCTGGCGGCGGGGCAGGGCGATGCGCGTATTGTCGCGCAACTGGAGGCGGGCAGCTGTTTTGGCGAGGAGGCCTTGATCAACGATGCGCCGCGTAACGCGAGTGTCAGAATGCTGACGGCGGGGGAGTTGATGTGCCTCGATAAACAGGCATTTTTCCCGTTGTTACGGCAGCCGCAGGCGATCAAGATCGGCCTTGCTGAGGCCTGTCAAAACGTCGCCCAGGGCAGTGCTTGGCTGGATGTTAGGACGTCGATAGAGTTCGATCGTGGTCACTGTTATCGGGCGCTGAGTATGCCGCTGAACTTGCTGCGTCTGAAGATGCCCTTGCTGGACCGTCAGCAGCGTTACATCGTGTATTGCAATAGTGGTCGCCGCAGTGCCGCCGCGGCCCACCTGTTGAGTGAGGCGGGTTTTAAGGTGAAGGTGTTGCGGGGTGGGCTAGAGCGCTTGCGGCATGCGGATCAATCGTTATTGCAGGTGGGGTAA